TACTGTATTTTTCCCTACCTTATATTCTCAATTTCTTTTCGCAACTCTACCAATGCCCCATGTATTCGCTTTTCTACAGCTTTAATACTAATACCTAAAATTTCTGCTATTTCATGGTATTTTTTACCGTCTATTCGGTGCAATAAAAAAGCGGTACGTTGTGCTTCGGTAAGTCCAGCTATGGCTTTTTGCAGTTTAACTTTAAACTGCTCTTCCTCCATTAAAAACTCAGGATTCTGTTGGTCGGTATGAGTATGTATTTTCTTTTTTGCGTATTGCAATACTACTTTTTGGTGTGCAATGTGGTTAAGTGAGGTATTGTTGGCTACGGTATATAAAAACGACTTTGCTTTTTCGGGCGGTACATCGGCACAGTTTTGCCATAGCTTTATAAAAGCCTCCTGAGTAACATCATCTGCCTGTTCCTCATTACCGAATTTATAAAAAAGGTAGTTGCGAAGTGATTTTACATGATTCTTGAAAAAATCAGAAAATGTAATCTCTTCACAGATACCCGAAAGTGAAGTCTTTTTCATTTGGGAGTATAAAAGTGGGTGTTAAATTATGAATTTTTTTTTGACCTATGCAAATATGATATTTTTTAACATCTTAAATTACTGATTAGCTTACGTAGAGTATTCAGTTGAAATACAGATTTGTTAATTTGGAATTATAAATTATTTTTTTATTTAATTTTGTTTATATGTTAACTTAGTGTTATTTTAATATGATTTTAAAACTTAATAACGAATATTATGAGAGGATTAAATTTGTTTATAGCTGGGATGTTTTTATTTACATTGGTAACATCGTGTAATTCTGATGATGATAGTAATGGCATAAATAATGGAAATATAAATGCAATTACTAATGTTGTAAAAACGGGAACTTGGAAGATAACTACATTTAGTGAAAACGGGAATGATGAAACCAATAATTTTACGGGTTATAATTTTACATTTGGAGATAACAATGTGCTTACGGCTACAAATGGAGCTGATGTGCATACTGGAACATGGTCAGTAACTACGAGTAATAGTAGTAGTGACGATAATTCAGCAAATGATATTGATTTTAATATCGGTTTTGTATCGCCTCAGGAGTTTACTGACCTTTCTGATGACTGGGATATTATAGAATATTCATCTGGAGTTATCAAATTAATTGATGTGAGTGGGGGTAACGGGGGTACGGATTATTTGACTTTCGAGAAAAATTAAAATAAAAAAGGTCGGATTTCTGGCTTTTTTTATGCTTAATAATGTTAAAATTTTGTTAACAAGGTAGGGTTCTCTTGCTTATAGCTGTTTCACTTTACACACTAGGTACTTTAACTTGTACACTGAAACCAATAAAACAACTACTTTACAGTAGTTTACGATATATGAAAAAGAAATGTTGATTTCTTATCCCTAGAAAGAAAAACCAACTGTAACGGTTGGTTTTACTGGGGGGTACTAAAATTTCACTCCTTTTTTGAAACGATTAATTGAATACTGTTACTACCTTACCGAAGAGCAATCCATAAGCTATGCGGTATAGTTATCCGCTTCGGTAAGGAATACAGTAGTTGTGTACAGCTTTTTCTGTACCACTAATATGTATAAGTTGTGTTTTTTTTAAATATTCAGGTTTTTTCCAAGAAAAAAGCCGACTCATTTCCCAGAGTCGGTTTTTTCATTTCATTTGTAGTACTTAATTAACGCCACAAAAATACTTGTATTTGAAAATCAATTATTTACTTCTATTAGTATTACGAAGAAATAATACCTGCCTATTCTACTGTTATTACCCATTACTATTTTACAGCCTATCATCAATCCAAATTAATCTCGTCCGATACTTTGGTAAGTATAACATCAGTAGGAATACTAAAACCTTCTATAAAATTAACCCTAATTCCCGATTCTTCCTCTATTTTCCAAGTTGCTTTTACAGGGCAATTAGTACAATTACTATCGCTATTAATTTTCATACGTAATATTCCATCTTTGAAATCTTCTGGATTGTTTTCGATGGTATTATCATGTAATAAACCCGAAATACCACTACCCAAGTGGAATCGTCCGTAAATTGTAGGGGGAAATACAAAGCCATCATCGTATACTTTTCTGGAATTTAAAATAGTAGCTCCAATAGTTCCATTGTTGTATTCTACTTTTTTATAATACCCTCTAAATTTACCGTCATCTTCTTTCCATAGGCTTACGACGAATAGTTCATTTCCATCTTGGTAATGCCATGTACCCTCGTAGGGCGATGCTATCGTAAATTGTGCCTTTATTTCGTTAGTACCGCATAGGGTAAGAGTAAGCAGTAAGGATATTTTATATATGTTTTTTATAAAGTCTGTCATCAATCCAAATCAATTTCATCCGATACTTTGGTAAGTACAACATCAGTA
The Flavobacterium litorale genome window above contains:
- a CDS encoding RNA polymerase sigma factor; protein product: MKKTSLSGICEEITFSDFFKNHVKSLRNYLFYKFGNEEQADDVTQEAFIKLWQNCADVPPEKAKSFLYTVANNTSLNHIAHQKVVLQYAKKKIHTHTDQQNPEFLMEEEQFKVKLQKAIAGLTEAQRTAFLLHRIDGKKYHEIAEILGISIKAVEKRIHGALVELRKEIENIR
- a CDS encoding DUF6705 family protein, with the protein product MTDFIKNIYKISLLLTLTLCGTNEIKAQFTIASPYEGTWHYQDGNELFVVSLWKEDDGKFRGYYKKVEYNNGTIGATILNSRKVYDDGFVFPPTIYGRFHLGSGISGLLHDNTIENNPEDFKDGILRMKINSDSNCTNCPVKATWKIEEESGIRVNFIEGFSIPTDVILTKVSDEINLD